AAATATTAGTTGATAGCCAAGCTGAAAATACTTATTTACTACAAATTTTTACTAAAAATTTGTTTGGGCCTATTTTTATTGAAATGATTCAGCGGGTAGATGATCAAGGTTTTGGCGAAGGTAATTTCTCTACTTTGTTTAAATCTATTGAGTTAAATCAAATGGAGCGAGGCACGTTATAAACTTTAATATTTTATATGTAGCAGGATGATGATGTATTGTCGTCATCCTGCTTTGTATTTTATTTATTACTACTTACAGAAACATTCAAGTCTTTTAAAATACCATCACGTAAATTATAAACTACCCCATGTACGGTTACATTTTGTTCAGCAAGCCATGCACTACGTAATATGGTTGTATTTGAAATATTAGCGACTTGTTCAATAACATTAAGCTCACAAAGTAAATCAATGCGCTCTGCTTCACTTTTAACATCATTTAATTTAGCCTGATTAAAGCGATATACATCTTGTATATGGCGCAACCAGTTATCAATTAAACCATGGCTTTCATCATGATAAGCAGCATGAATACCACCACAACCATAATGACCACAAACAATAATATCTTTTACTTTTAAAATTTCTACAGCAAATTGGATTACCGATAAGCAATTAAGATCCGAATGAACAACTTGGTTGGCAATATTACGATGAACAAATACTTCTCCTGGTAGCATGCCCAATAATTCATTTGCAGGTACGCGAGAATCCGAACAACCTATCCATAAATATTTAGGTGATTGTTGCTCGGAAAGACTTTTGAAAAAAGTAGGGTTGTCTGCTGTGATTTTGTCAGCCCATTGTTTATTATTTTCAAATAAATGATCAATTGTGCTCATATTTGTTGGTTACATTGATTGAGTTAAGTTATCCACATTTTATGGTAATAACTAATTTAGTAAAAGATATTTATGGTATTACCAGTAGAATAATACCTAGCTATTATCTTAAAGGTGTATAACAGCGGAGTGAGGCTCGACATGGTTAAAAGTTTTAACTATGTCGGTAAAGATCAATAATTCACTATTTATCTTTCTCTTCTTCTTCCTCTTCTTTGTCTAACTCATCATTACGTTTTTTGACTTTTTCTAGTTGCTCAGGAGTTAAGTTAAATTTTTGAGCCGTTTTTCTTATAAAATACACGCTGCCAATTATTGAACCTAATGCTATGACAGTTATAACTATTCCAAATAATGACATAAAACCTCTTTATTGAATTTTATCCTAATAGCCATTGTTAAATAGTAATAATAAAACAGCTCCTTAACAAATTACTTATTTTTTAAATAAACATAATAATCAGTACTGTTGGATAAATGTATGAATGAAAATTTAAGTACAAAGCTTATTTTAACTATGATGGTCATAGTCTTTGCTTTAGCTATTTTTTTTACCCGAATCGATAAGTGAATATAACGTATTTGTTATTATAATAATACTTGTTATAACTTATGTTATACCAATCTCACTAACTATGTGATCATTCCTACTTGCTAAAATCGCCAACTACATCGTTATTTATTTAATAATTAGAACAACTAGTTATTGAAATAAATGCCTTGTATTTGGCAATTTTTTCTACGTATAAAATTGTTCACTTAATTAATGAAACTGGTATTACCTTTTCAAACTTCTCTGTGTGCTCAAGAACAACATAACTCAACCGTATCAATTAATGAGGATATGGTGGCATTATTGTTACTCAGTAGCGAGGTAAATGAAGGACTAGCTTTTGTTACTAAACATGAAAATTTAGAAGAGAAACATCTACAGAAGTAGATATTATCTTAACTCGTCTTTGTGTTTAGTGTTAATTATCAGTGAAGATAAATGGATTTTTTTAGAAAGGATCTTTTAATATTTTATCGATAATCCATTGATTTTTATCATTTTGAATTAAAGAAAGACGCTTAACATCTTTTATAACGTCTTCATCTTGATAACCAGATAAATAAACGGTTACTTCAGTTGAATTTTTAAATATTTCTCTGATTTTTATGCCAGAGACATCAGGCTCTATTTGTGTAACCCTATCATATGACATGTTAAACAAGTGCCTGGCAACAGATTGTGGTGTTTTATAGTGCAGTAACAAACGAGCTAATTTAGGTGAGCAAGCAGAAGCGGCTTTAATAATATTTTTCTCGTTATATATGGCTTCAAAAAAAGCAACGGCGACAAGCTGTGGATCATCAGTCTCGATAATTCTGTCTTCATCGCTACAAGCAGGAAGAAAAATGATAAACATGAATATTAAAGAAAGTGTCTTATACATAAGGTAAAACTAACTAAGCCAACTAACGAGTATTAATCTTAGCATAAACGCAAACTTGATAGGCTATTCAATAAAAAAGGTGCCGAAGCACCTTTAAAAGATAAAGTGAAATAAACCGTTATTTCACTAGCTTTACTAAATATCTATAAAGCTTATTGTACTAATTCTTTTTCTGAAAAAGTATCACTAAATAAAGCACTAGATAAATAACGCTCTGCTGAGCTTGGTAGAATAGCAACAATAACTTTACCTGAGTTTTCTGGTTTTTCAGCAAGACGTTTAGCAGCCATTACCGCTGCGCCAGATGAAATACCTGCAAGAATACCTTCTTCTTTCATTAATCTATGAGCCATAGCCATAGATTCATCATTTGTTATTTGTTCAACACCATCAATTATATCTAAATCAAGGTTACCAGGAATAAAGCCAGCACCAATACCTTGAATTTTATGAGGACCAGGTGTTAGATCTTCACCAGCAAGTTTTTGTGTAATAACAGGTGAATCTGTTGGTTCAACGGCAATACTTTGAATTGCTTTACCTTTTGTTAGTTTGATATAGCGGCTAGTACCAGTAATCGTTCCGCCTGTACCTACACCTGCAACTAAAATATCAATAGCACCATCAGTATCACGCCAAATTTCAGGACCCGTAGTTTTTTCATGAATTTGTGGGTTAGCTGGGTTGTCGAACTGACCTAATAAAACATATTTTTCAGGGTTAGAATCTTTAATTTCTTGGGCTTTAGCAATCGCACCATTCATACCTTTAGCGCCGTCAGTTAATTCAACTTTTGCACCTAAAGCAGTTAATAATTTACGACGTTCTAAACTCATCGTACTTGGCATAGTCAACGTAATACCGTAACCTCGAGCAGCAGCAACAAATGCAAGGGCAATACCTGTATTGCCACTGGTAGGCTCAACAATTTCTTTACCAGGAACTAATAAACCTTTTTCTTCTGCGTCCCAAACCATACCTGAGCCAATACGACATTTAACACTAAAGCTAGGGTTTCTTGACTCTATTTTTGCGTAAACTGTTGCTGTAGGAGTGCCTTCACTGTTTTTACTAGCGATTACACGGTTAAGTTTTACCAATGGAGTATTTCCAATGGAGGTTGAATTATCTTCAAATATATTAGACATAGCGGGATCCTCTGACTTCTTTCACATAAGTATATTTGCTAAGATTAGTC
The sequence above is a segment of the Colwellia sp. 20A7 genome. Coding sequences within it:
- a CDS encoding DUF2897 family protein, with translation MSLFGIVITVIALGSIIGSVYFIRKTAQKFNLTPEQLEKVKKRNDELDKEEEEEEKDK
- the cysK gene encoding cysteine synthase A, with the translated sequence MSNIFEDNSTSIGNTPLVKLNRVIASKNSEGTPTATVYAKIESRNPSFSVKCRIGSGMVWDAEEKGLLVPGKEIVEPTSGNTGIALAFVAAARGYGITLTMPSTMSLERRKLLTALGAKVELTDGAKGMNGAIAKAQEIKDSNPEKYVLLGQFDNPANPQIHEKTTGPEIWRDTDGAIDILVAGVGTGGTITGTSRYIKLTKGKAIQSIAVEPTDSPVITQKLAGEDLTPGPHKIQGIGAGFIPGNLDLDIIDGVEQITNDESMAMAHRLMKEEGILAGISSGAAVMAAKRLAEKPENSGKVIVAILPSSAERYLSSALFSDTFSEKELVQ
- the can gene encoding carbonate dehydratase yields the protein MSTIDHLFENNKQWADKITADNPTFFKSLSEQQSPKYLWIGCSDSRVPANELLGMLPGEVFVHRNIANQVVHSDLNCLSVIQFAVEILKVKDIIVCGHYGCGGIHAAYHDESHGLIDNWLRHIQDVYRFNQAKLNDVKSEAERIDLLCELNVIEQVANISNTTILRSAWLAEQNVTVHGVVYNLRDGILKDLNVSVSSNK